CGCCGATGATCCGAAGGTTGATATTTCAACAAAAGATGCGATTTTCAGAATTAATCGCGATGTCCGGTTCTCGAAAGATAAGACGCCGTACAAAACCCACATGGCAGCGATTGTTTCGGCCAGGGGTAAAAAAGACAAGGGCTTCCCCGGCAATTATTTCCAACTGGGCGCCGATGAAATCCGAATTTACGGTGGCGCTCACATGATTGACAAAGATGTTTTGCACCGGCTGAGAAAACAAATCGCTGATAACCAGGAAGGATTCTCAAGCGTGCTTGGTGCTAAAGAGTTTAAAAGCAAATTCGGCGAAATTCATGGCGAACAAAATAAACGGATTCCAGGGGAATTCCAAGCAGCTGCGGAGAAACAGCCGCTGATTTTTAATAAAGCTTTCTATTATTTTGCAAAGTTCGACGCGAAGCTGCTTTTGGATGAAAACTTAACGGACACCTTGATGGATTATTATCATGCCGGTAAGCCGGTCAATGAATTCCTTCAAAAAGCTTTCTAAGCAAGGTTTGACCCGAATGTCTAAGAACGGTTCTCTTGAATTTTCCAGTCACGAAACGACCCTCGAATCGAAGAACGTAAGTCAACTGGTTGAGCACCTGTTTCGTCACCAGGCCGGTCAGGTAGGTTCGACTTTGACGCGTTTCTTTGGTGTGCAAAACCTCGATCTGGTTGAAGATGTTGTCCAGGAAACGCTCCTCAAAGCTCTACAGCAGTGGATGTTTCAAGGTATTCCCGAGAACCCCGCCGGATGGATTCTGCAGTCAGCAAAAAACCGTGCAATCGATATTCTACGTCGACAATCCACATTTCGGAACAAGCAAACTGAGATCGCCGACAAGATTGAACAGGATTTTAATTCTTCAATAGAAGATACAAATATCACATTGGATCATGAGTTTAAAGACGACCAACTTAAAATGATATTTGTCTGTTGCCATCCGGCAATTTCGAGAGAAGCGAGGATTGCGCTAACTTTAAAAACTTTGTGCGGTTTTAACGTTACCGAAATTGCCCGGGCTTTTTTAAGTCAGGAGTCGACCATTGCTCAGCGTTTAGTGCGCGCGAAGCGAAACATCCGGGAGAGTTATTTTCCTTTCGAGCTTCCCGACCAACCTGAAATTACGGGTCGCCTGGATTCCGTGCTGGAGGTGCTTTATTTATTATTCAATGAGGGATACAGCGCTCACCAAGGAGAAGTTTTGGTGCGGGACGATTTATGTAAGGAAGCAATTCGTTTAACCTGCATTCTTGCCGAACACCCGGTTGGAGATCAGCCGAAAGTCCATGCGCTGCTGGCGATGATGTTTTTGCAGGCTTCTCGTTTGCCCGCCCGTGTAGATTACGAAGGAAATCTGTTGGTATTAAAAGAACAGGACAGGACACTTTGGGATGAGAGACTCGTTCGGCAGGGTTTTCATCATTTAGATGAGGCCGCCAGCGGCGATGAATTGTCC
The candidate division KSB1 bacterium DNA segment above includes these coding regions:
- a CDS encoding DUF2461 domain-containing protein, with product MAYFTKDFIDFFKELAANNKKEWFDSNRQRYEKSVKQPFAEFVQEMIDRIRADDPKVDISTKDAIFRINRDVRFSKDKTPYKTHMAAIVSARGKKDKGFPGNYFQLGADEIRIYGGAHMIDKDVLHRLRKQIADNQEGFSSVLGAKEFKSKFGEIHGEQNKRIPGEFQAAAEKQPLIFNKAFYYFAKFDAKLLLDENLTDTLMDYYHAGKPVNEFLQKAF
- a CDS encoding RNA polymerase sigma factor is translated as MVEHLFRHQAGQVGSTLTRFFGVQNLDLVEDVVQETLLKALQQWMFQGIPENPAGWILQSAKNRAIDILRRQSTFRNKQTEIADKIEQDFNSSIEDTNITLDHEFKDDQLKMIFVCCHPAISREARIALTLKTLCGFNVTEIARAFLSQESTIAQRLVRAKRNIRESYFPFELPDQPEITGRLDSVLEVLYLLFNEGYSAHQGEVLVRDDLCKEAIRLTCILAEHPVGDQPKVHALLAMMFLQASRLPARVDYEGNLLVLKEQDRTLWDERLVRQGFHHLDEAASGDELSEYHLQAGIASCHATAESYESTDWQRILAYYDELVNMNHSPVVALNRAVALSMVLGPEAGIEALEKLKSLPPMKSYYLLPATYAEFFTQMGKAKQAIKFYRKALELVGTEPEKRFLLRKLKECENSKIEMPANAMK